The Phycisphaerae bacterium genome contains the following window.
CATCCCGTTACCGCTGGCGGTCATCGGTCACGAAGGCAGTACGGTGGTCGTGGCGCTGAACGCCCTCCGCCTCCTCCGCGCCCCGGCAGATTCGTAGGGCATTGCGGTTCGCGTGTCGCGAGACACGCGCTTCGCATGCCTTCACCATTCGCCAATCGCTCAGATATGTCCGGATGACCGCATGGAGCAGCGCTGGGTGTGCCTTCCGACGCACCACAATGCTGCGAGCCGAGGGCTTCGGCCCTCGCGGACGTGGCACGCGCGACTCGCCTGTTGCGACTCACGCGGACGAATCCAGAAACTCCTGCAACATCACCTGTGCCGCGACGGCGTCGAGACGGGACTTCTTCCGCTTGCGGGTGAGTTCCGCCGGGATGAGCTTCTCCCCGGCCGTGTGCGAGCTGAGACGCTCATCAAAGTAGTGAACCGGCTTGCCCGACGCCTTCGCCAGGGCATCGCCGAACGCCCGCGTGACCTTGGCCTGCGGACCCTCCGAGTCGTCCATGTTCAGGGGCAATCCCAGTACGAAGGCATCGGCAGCATAGTCGGCGGCAACGCGCAGAATCGCGGCGATACGCTCGTCGCGCAACGCGACGTTGTCGATGGTCTCCACCGGCGACGCCAGGCGAACGACGTCATCGCCCACTGCCAGGCCGATGCGCTTCTCGCCGTAGTCGATGCCAAGGTAACGGGTCATGGGTTGCGGAATGGCGCGGGCATAGCAGCGGACGCCCGATGTTTCTATTGCCTGTTGCCCATTGCCTGAACCTACGCGTACCCCTCCCCGTGCTTCTTCCTCACTTCGTCCACCAGCTCGCGGATGTTGGCCACGTCGCGCTTAGTGCAGACCAGCGTGGCGTCGGCCGAGTGAACGATGACCAGATCGTCCACGCCGATGGTGGCAATGAGATGGTCCTGCTCGGACACTACGATGTTGCCGCGCGAGGCGAGGTGGATCACGTTCGGCCCGTTAGACACGTTGCTTTCGGCATCGGCCGCGAGCACCGTCTCCAGCGCCGGCCACGAGCCCAGGTCCACCCAGTGGCAGGCCATTTCCACGACGAGCACCTGCTTCGCCCGCTCCATGATGGCGAAGTCGATGCTGATCTTCATGAGCTTGGGGTAGAGGTCATGCAGCAGTCGGTCCCGCTCCGCCGTTTGCCACGCCCGGGCGATCTCGCGCACGGGACCGGCCGTCTGCGGCAGATGCTTGTCGAGCTGCCCGAGGATCGTCCCCACGCGCCAGAAGAACATGCCGCTGTTCCAGTAGTAGTCGCCCGAGGCGAGGTACTTCATGGCCGACGCCATGTCCGGCTTCTCGGCGAAGCGGCTCA
Protein-coding sequences here:
- the ruvX gene encoding Holliday junction resolvase RuvX, producing the protein MTRYLGIDYGEKRIGLAVGDDVVRLASPVETIDNVALRDERIAAILRVAADYAADAFVLGLPLNMDDSEGPQAKVTRAFGDALAKASGKPVHYFDERLSSHTAGEKLIPAELTRKRKKSRLDAVAAQVMLQEFLDSSA
- a CDS encoding mannose-1-phosphate guanylyltransferase yields the protein MRHAVIMAGGAGVRLWPLSRKNRPKQLLRILGGTSLLRQSFERVSALLPPERIHVITNQAHLPLVAEEIPELPAANLIGEPVGRDTANAVGLASAVLETIDSDAVVGIFTADHVIAPVSLFCEAVESAYTAAEEHADHLVTIGVRPTRPDTNYGYIRRGEHVTRDVYRVSRFAEKPDMASAMKYLASGDYYWNSGMFFWRVGTILGQLDKHLPQTAGPVREIARAWQTAERDRLLHDLYPKLMKISIDFAIMERAKQVLVVEMACHWVDLGSWPALETVLAADAESNVSNGPNVIHLASRGNIVVSEQDHLIATIGVDDLVIVHSADATLVCTKRDVANIRELVDEVRKKHGEGYA